From Salvia splendens isolate huo1 chromosome 3, SspV2, whole genome shotgun sequence, a single genomic window includes:
- the LOC121793803 gene encoding phosphatidylinositol/phosphatidylcholine transfer protein SFH11-like isoform X1: MNFLFASAYLAINQNINSRSIMLKPKELLKEVLISGSPNPSSKCTERGPKAFHPPIETHWQLPPVKEKRPRGIMKLLSQPFKYRWRSQSQKWLLEGTHNPKDDKIVDAFRELLFLEGHLSEKHLDYHTLLRFLRMRDYDLMKAKDMFVQYVKWREEMRIDTILQEFSFEECEEVKKCYPHGYHGVDRCGRPVYIESIGMADLDMFLRVTTIERFVKHHICEQEKTLSWRYPACSLAAKKHIASTISILDVKDVGMNHFSKPARYLFMEIQKIDSCYYPETLHLLFIVNAGPGFRVLWKVIKAFLDARTLAKIIVLGSDYKRSLIEAIDPSNLPSFLGGDCTCCDTGGCLFSDKGPWNDPEITATLEAMLYTEEGEQRNCSSEKSAFGHNQNSEFEDSSPTNEIARDSRKYVDGHFFQKLQAFEPVIEDAKEKIKMLETALEDAKLVLKGLSQHMEELKR, encoded by the exons atgaattttttatttgcCTCTGCTTACTTAGCAATTAATCAGAATATCAACTC TAGGTCAATCATGCTGAAACCGAAGGAATTGCTGAAAGAGGTGTTGATTTCAGGGTCGCCAAACCCTAGCAGTAAGTGTACTGAAAGGGGCCCCAAAGCCTTTCACCCTCCCATTGAAACTCACTGGCAGCTACCGCCCGTAAAAGAGAAACGCCCCCGCGGCATCATGAAGCTTCTCTCGCAGCCGTTCAAGTACCGGTGGAGGAGCCAGAGCCAGAAATGGCTTCTCGAGGGGACTCATAATCCGAAAGACGATAAAATTGTTGATGCATTTCGCGAATTGCTTTTTCTCGAGGGTCATTTATCGGAGAAGCATTTGGATTATCATACTCTTTTAAG ATTCCTTCGAATGAGAGACTATGATCTGATGAAAGCGAAAGACATGTTTGTGCAATATGTTAAGTGGCGAGAGGAGATGCGGATTGACACAATCTTACAG GAATTCAGCTTTGAAGAATGTGAAGAAGTGAAGAAATGCTATCCTCACGGATATCATGGAGTCGACAGATGTGGCAGGCCGGTTTATATTGAAAGTATCGGAATGGCTGATCTTGACATGTTTCTACGAGTGACTACTATTGAGAGATTTGTGAAGCATCACATATGTGAACAGGAGAAGACTCTGAGCTGGAGATATCCCGCGTGCTCACTTGCTGCAAAGAAACACATAGCTTCAACCATAAGTATCTTGGATGTAAAGGATGTG GGAATGAACCATTTTTCAAAACCTGCTAGGTATCTGTTTATGGAAATTCAAAAAATCGATAGCTGCTATTATCCCGAG ACATTGCATCTGCTTTTTATTGTAAATGCCGGACCAGGATTTAGGGTACTTTGGAAAGTAATCAAAGCGTTTCTTGATGCCCGCACCTTGGCTAAGATCATA GTATTGGGATCAGACTACAAAAGAAGCCTAATTGAAGCTATTGATCCAAG TAATCTCCCGAGTTTCTTGGGTGGTGACTGCACATGTTGTGACACTGGTGGCTGCCTCTTTAGCGACAAAGGACCTTGGAATGATCCTGAAATCACTGCAACGCTTGAG GCAATGCTTTATACCGAGGAGGGTGAGCAGAGGAATTGTTCGAGTGAAAAGAGTGCGTTTGGTCACAAT CAGAATTCTGAATTCGAAGACTCGTCTCCAACAAATGAGATCGCCAGAGACTCTAGGAAATATGTGGATGGGCATTTCTTTCAGAAGCTCCAGGCTTTTGAGCCTGTGATTGAAGATGCAAAAGaa AAAATCAAGATGCTTGAAACTGCATTGGAAGATGCCAAGTTG GTCTTAAAAGGACTTTCACAGCATATGGAAGAGCTGAAGAGATGA
- the LOC121793803 gene encoding phosphatidylinositol/phosphatidylcholine transfer protein SFH11-like isoform X3 produces MNFLFASAYLAINQNINSRSIMLKPKELLKEVLISGSPNPSSKCTERGPKAFHPPIETHWQLPPVKEKRPRGIMKLLSQPFKYRWRSQSQKWLLEGTHNPKDDKIVDAFRELLFLEGHLSEKHLDYHTLLRFLRMRDYDLMKAKDMFVQYVKWREEMRIDTILQEFSFEECEEVKKCYPHGYHGVDRCGRPVYIESIGMADLDMFLRVTTIERFVKHHICEQEKTLSWRYPACSLAAKKHIASTISILDVKDVGMNHFSKPARYLFMEIQKIDSCYYPETLHLLFIVNAGPGFRVLWKVIKAFLDARTLAKIIVLGSDYKRSLIEAIDPSNLPSFLGGDCTCCDTGGCLFSDKGPWNDPEITATLEAMLYTEEGEQRNCSSEKSAFGHNNSEFEDSSPTNEIARDSRKYVDGHFFQKLQAFEPVIEDAKEKIKMLETALEDAKLVLKGLSQHMEELKR; encoded by the exons atgaattttttatttgcCTCTGCTTACTTAGCAATTAATCAGAATATCAACTC TAGGTCAATCATGCTGAAACCGAAGGAATTGCTGAAAGAGGTGTTGATTTCAGGGTCGCCAAACCCTAGCAGTAAGTGTACTGAAAGGGGCCCCAAAGCCTTTCACCCTCCCATTGAAACTCACTGGCAGCTACCGCCCGTAAAAGAGAAACGCCCCCGCGGCATCATGAAGCTTCTCTCGCAGCCGTTCAAGTACCGGTGGAGGAGCCAGAGCCAGAAATGGCTTCTCGAGGGGACTCATAATCCGAAAGACGATAAAATTGTTGATGCATTTCGCGAATTGCTTTTTCTCGAGGGTCATTTATCGGAGAAGCATTTGGATTATCATACTCTTTTAAG ATTCCTTCGAATGAGAGACTATGATCTGATGAAAGCGAAAGACATGTTTGTGCAATATGTTAAGTGGCGAGAGGAGATGCGGATTGACACAATCTTACAG GAATTCAGCTTTGAAGAATGTGAAGAAGTGAAGAAATGCTATCCTCACGGATATCATGGAGTCGACAGATGTGGCAGGCCGGTTTATATTGAAAGTATCGGAATGGCTGATCTTGACATGTTTCTACGAGTGACTACTATTGAGAGATTTGTGAAGCATCACATATGTGAACAGGAGAAGACTCTGAGCTGGAGATATCCCGCGTGCTCACTTGCTGCAAAGAAACACATAGCTTCAACCATAAGTATCTTGGATGTAAAGGATGTG GGAATGAACCATTTTTCAAAACCTGCTAGGTATCTGTTTATGGAAATTCAAAAAATCGATAGCTGCTATTATCCCGAG ACATTGCATCTGCTTTTTATTGTAAATGCCGGACCAGGATTTAGGGTACTTTGGAAAGTAATCAAAGCGTTTCTTGATGCCCGCACCTTGGCTAAGATCATA GTATTGGGATCAGACTACAAAAGAAGCCTAATTGAAGCTATTGATCCAAG TAATCTCCCGAGTTTCTTGGGTGGTGACTGCACATGTTGTGACACTGGTGGCTGCCTCTTTAGCGACAAAGGACCTTGGAATGATCCTGAAATCACTGCAACGCTTGAG GCAATGCTTTATACCGAGGAGGGTGAGCAGAGGAATTGTTCGAGTGAAAAGAGTGCGTTTGGTCACAAT AATTCTGAATTCGAAGACTCGTCTCCAACAAATGAGATCGCCAGAGACTCTAGGAAATATGTGGATGGGCATTTCTTTCAGAAGCTCCAGGCTTTTGAGCCTGTGATTGAAGATGCAAAAGaa AAAATCAAGATGCTTGAAACTGCATTGGAAGATGCCAAGTTG GTCTTAAAAGGACTTTCACAGCATATGGAAGAGCTGAAGAGATGA
- the LOC121793803 gene encoding phosphatidylinositol/phosphatidylcholine transfer protein SFH11-like isoform X2 — protein sequence MNFLFASAYLAINQNINSSIMLKPKELLKEVLISGSPNPSSKCTERGPKAFHPPIETHWQLPPVKEKRPRGIMKLLSQPFKYRWRSQSQKWLLEGTHNPKDDKIVDAFRELLFLEGHLSEKHLDYHTLLRFLRMRDYDLMKAKDMFVQYVKWREEMRIDTILQEFSFEECEEVKKCYPHGYHGVDRCGRPVYIESIGMADLDMFLRVTTIERFVKHHICEQEKTLSWRYPACSLAAKKHIASTISILDVKDVGMNHFSKPARYLFMEIQKIDSCYYPETLHLLFIVNAGPGFRVLWKVIKAFLDARTLAKIIVLGSDYKRSLIEAIDPSNLPSFLGGDCTCCDTGGCLFSDKGPWNDPEITATLEAMLYTEEGEQRNCSSEKSAFGHNQNSEFEDSSPTNEIARDSRKYVDGHFFQKLQAFEPVIEDAKEKIKMLETALEDAKLVLKGLSQHMEELKR from the exons atgaattttttatttgcCTCTGCTTACTTAGCAATTAATCAGAATATCAACTC GTCAATCATGCTGAAACCGAAGGAATTGCTGAAAGAGGTGTTGATTTCAGGGTCGCCAAACCCTAGCAGTAAGTGTACTGAAAGGGGCCCCAAAGCCTTTCACCCTCCCATTGAAACTCACTGGCAGCTACCGCCCGTAAAAGAGAAACGCCCCCGCGGCATCATGAAGCTTCTCTCGCAGCCGTTCAAGTACCGGTGGAGGAGCCAGAGCCAGAAATGGCTTCTCGAGGGGACTCATAATCCGAAAGACGATAAAATTGTTGATGCATTTCGCGAATTGCTTTTTCTCGAGGGTCATTTATCGGAGAAGCATTTGGATTATCATACTCTTTTAAG ATTCCTTCGAATGAGAGACTATGATCTGATGAAAGCGAAAGACATGTTTGTGCAATATGTTAAGTGGCGAGAGGAGATGCGGATTGACACAATCTTACAG GAATTCAGCTTTGAAGAATGTGAAGAAGTGAAGAAATGCTATCCTCACGGATATCATGGAGTCGACAGATGTGGCAGGCCGGTTTATATTGAAAGTATCGGAATGGCTGATCTTGACATGTTTCTACGAGTGACTACTATTGAGAGATTTGTGAAGCATCACATATGTGAACAGGAGAAGACTCTGAGCTGGAGATATCCCGCGTGCTCACTTGCTGCAAAGAAACACATAGCTTCAACCATAAGTATCTTGGATGTAAAGGATGTG GGAATGAACCATTTTTCAAAACCTGCTAGGTATCTGTTTATGGAAATTCAAAAAATCGATAGCTGCTATTATCCCGAG ACATTGCATCTGCTTTTTATTGTAAATGCCGGACCAGGATTTAGGGTACTTTGGAAAGTAATCAAAGCGTTTCTTGATGCCCGCACCTTGGCTAAGATCATA GTATTGGGATCAGACTACAAAAGAAGCCTAATTGAAGCTATTGATCCAAG TAATCTCCCGAGTTTCTTGGGTGGTGACTGCACATGTTGTGACACTGGTGGCTGCCTCTTTAGCGACAAAGGACCTTGGAATGATCCTGAAATCACTGCAACGCTTGAG GCAATGCTTTATACCGAGGAGGGTGAGCAGAGGAATTGTTCGAGTGAAAAGAGTGCGTTTGGTCACAAT CAGAATTCTGAATTCGAAGACTCGTCTCCAACAAATGAGATCGCCAGAGACTCTAGGAAATATGTGGATGGGCATTTCTTTCAGAAGCTCCAGGCTTTTGAGCCTGTGATTGAAGATGCAAAAGaa AAAATCAAGATGCTTGAAACTGCATTGGAAGATGCCAAGTTG GTCTTAAAAGGACTTTCACAGCATATGGAAGAGCTGAAGAGATGA